One Acipenser ruthenus chromosome 33, fAciRut3.2 maternal haplotype, whole genome shotgun sequence genomic region harbors:
- the LOC117433496 gene encoding trafficking kinesin-binding protein 1-like isoform X5, with the protein MHYMLLRNTEEAGPNSSPGLLYCLPDQVVGDSPVHGPLCFPVNPVKLASPGPPHSQPPPPTPLSPGWDPPQHSDPQEHLASHAGQVEGEEGPLFFTVASDEEDRAFHDVSTLTDVCNSENVPEVEIISLLEERLPSYTLRADCLFGYEHDDWLHTPLLPPETGLQLTTEQIEETLKYFIMCSERVGQVTKTYHDIDAVTQLLEEKERDLELAARIGQSLLKQNRSLSERNECLEEQLELTKEEIAQLRHEVQMRDDLLHLYTSSAEDSEACSTTTTPLRHNESTASLQSCFHFDFLQQKLKGLEEENVKLRTEATDLEAETTNFEEQEQQLVIDCVQELTSTSKQMAVLSEELSRKVEDTVRQQEEISQLLAQIVDLQHRAKVLSTENEELNQHLGTAKEAQEQLKSELSDLQEKYSECEDMLHEAREEIKNLRNKNLPNSTINRYSALNVFPMDSLAAEIEGTMRKGLDSPAPPEFKNHHKRVFETVKAVNQLARLRSRCQSPRIPGSGQSSAAPSTLSSRISTPLSSRISTPRTSYYSSDNASVVLEDKPPSSQPAPNATHSEGQDKRLGQPGTPGGHDLEAALRRLSARQESHASERPFFDVERERKLRALTADTDASSGFLTPNESVLSTSTNYSGSSSFSHSSRSYLPDRLQIVKPLEGSMTLHHWQQLAQPNLGGILDTRPGVLTKDFRQLDIDLQEVYSLNDLEEDEVDLGSFRVLASSSPLPSRHPSRGRQSLGTDVCSNSKGLFGAKPS; encoded by the exons GAATACTGAAGAAGCTGGCCCCAACTCCTCCCCTGGTCTCCTGTACTGTCTCCCTGATCAGGTGGTAGGTGACAGCCCTGTGCATGGACCCCTGTGCTTCCCAGTAAACCCAGTCAAACTGGCCTCCCCCGGGCCGCCGCACAGCCAGCCACCACCACCCACTCCCCTCAGCCCAGGTTGGGACCCCCCTCAGCACTCGGACCCCCAGGAGCACCTCGCAAGTCATGCCGGCCAGGTCGAGGGGGAAGAGGGACCCCTGTTCTTCACTGTAGCCAGCGACGAGGAAGACCGAGCCTTTCACGATGTCTCCACCCTCACAG ACGTGTGTAACAGTGAGAACGTCCCGGAGGTGGAGATTATCAGCTTGCTGGAGGAGAGGCTCCCGAGCTACACTCTGCGGGCGGACTGCCTGTTCGGCTATGAGCACGATGACTGGCTGCACACCCCACTGCTGCCCCCCGAGACAGGACTGCAGCTCACCACAGAGCAGATTGAGGAGACCCTCAAATACTTCA TTATGTGTTCCGAGAGGGTTGGCCAAGTGACGAAAACATACCATGACATCGACGCAGTGACACAGCTGTTGGAAGAG AAAGAGCGCGATCTGGAATTGGCGGCCCGTATCGGTCAGTCTCTCCTCAAACAGAACCGTTCCCTGTCTGAGAGGAACGAGTGTCTGGAAGAACAGCTTGAACTGACTAAAGAGGAG ATCGCTCAGTTGAGGCATGAAGTCCAGATGAGAGATGacctcctgcacctgtacaccaGCAGTGCGGAGGACAGCGAGGCCTGCTCCACAACAACCACGCC ACTGAGACACAACGAATCGACAGCCTCGCTCCAAAGCTGCTTCCACTTCGATTTCCTGCAGCAGAAACTCAAAGGGCTGGAGGAAGAGAACGTGAAACTACGCACAGAG GCTACCGACTTGGAAGCTGAAACGACAAACTTTgaagagcaggagcagcagttaGTGATCGACTGCGTACAAGAACTGA CGTCGACCAGCAAGCAGATGGCAGTGCTGTCGGAGGAGCTGTCCCGCAAGGTGGAGGACACTGTGAGGCAGCAGGAGGAGATCAGTCAGCTGCTGGCCCAGATTGTGGACCTGCAGCATAGGGCCAAAGTG CTGTCGACGGAAAACGAAGAGCTGAACCAACATTTGGGCACAGCGAAAGAAGCCCAAGAGCAACTGAAATCTGAG CTCAGCGATCTCCAGGAGAAGTATTCCGAGTGTGAGGACATGCTCCACGAAGCGCGGGAGGAGATTAAGAACCTACGGAACAAAAACCTCCCCAACAGCACCATCAACCGCTACAGCGCCCTCAACGTCTTCCCCATGGACTCCCTGGCTGCGGAGATCGAGGGCACCATGCGCAAGGGGCTGGACAGTCCTGCGCCCCCCGAATTCAA gAATCACCACAAGCGGGTGTTTGAGACGGTCAAGGCTGTGAACCAGCTGGCCAGGCTGCGCTCCCGCTGCCAATCCCCACGGATCCCAGGGTCCGGTCAGTCCTCTGCTGCCCCCTCCACTCTGTCCAGCCGGATCAGCACACCTCTGTCCAGCCGGATCAGCACACCTCGGACCAGCTACTACAGCTCGGACAACGCCAGTGTGGTACTGGAGGACAAACCTCCGAGCAGCCAGCCAGCGCCCAACGCCACACA CTCCGAGGGGCAGGATAAGAGGCTGGGGCAGCCTGGTACTCCTGGGGGTCATGACCTGGAAGCGGCCCTGCGCCGGCTGTCCGCACGGCAGGAGAGTCACGCCTCGGAGCGGCCGTTCTTCGACGTGGAGCGTGAGCGCAAACTGAGGGCCTTGACGGCCGACACGGACGCCTCCAGCGGCTTCCTCACCCCCAACGAGAGCGTCCTCTCCACCAGCACCAACTACTCCGGCAGCTCCAGCTTCTCCCACAGCTCCCGATCCTACCTCCCGGACCGGCTGCAGATTGTTAAGCCCCTGGAAG GCTCGATGACCCTGCACCACTGGCAGCAGCTGGCCCAGCCTAACCTGGGAGGCATCCTGGACACTCGGCCCGGAGTGCTGACCAAGGACTTCCGTCAGCTGGACATCGACCTGCAGGAGGTGTACAGCCTCAATGACCTGGAGGAGGACGAGGTGGACCTGGGTTCGTTCAGGGTACTGGCCAGCTCCTCTCCACTGCCCAGCCGGCACCCCAGCAGGG GCAGACAAAGTCTTGGTACAGACGTATGCTCCAATTCTAAAGGTTTATTTGGTGCAAAA CCTTCTTAA
- the LOC117433496 gene encoding trafficking kinesin-binding protein 1-like isoform X3, with the protein MHYMLLRNTEEAGPNSSPGLLYCLPDQVVGDSPVHGPLCFPVNPVKLASPGPPHSQPPPPTPLSPGWDPPQHSDPQEHLASHAGQVEGEEGPLFFTVASDEEDRAFHDVSTLTDVCNSENVPEVEIISLLEERLPSYTLRADCLFGYEHDDWLHTPLLPPETGLQLTTEQIEETLKYFIMCSERVGQVTKTYHDIDAVTQLLEEKERDLELAARIGQSLLKQNRSLSERNECLEEQLELTKEEIAQLRHEVQMRDDLLHLYTSSAEDSEACSTTTTPLRHNESTASLQSCFHFDFLQQKLKGLEEENVKLRTEATDLEAETTNFEEQEQQLVIDCVQELTSTSKQMAVLSEELSRKVEDTVRQQEEISQLLAQIVDLQHRAKVLSTENEELNQHLGTAKEAQEQLKSELSDLQEKYSECEDMLHEAREEIKNLRNKNLPNSTINRYSALNVFPMDSLAAEIEGTMRKGLDSPAPPEFKNHHKRVFETVKAVNQLARLRSRCQSPRIPGSGQSSAAPSTLSSRISTPLSSRISTPRTSYYSSDNASVVLEDKPPSSQPAPNATHSEGQDKRLGQPGTPGGHDLEAALRRLSARQESHASERPFFDVERERKLRALTADTDASSGFLTPNESVLSTSTNYSGSSSFSHSSRSYLPDRLQIVKPLEGSMTLHHWQQLAQPNLGGILDTRPGVLTKDFRQLDIDLQEVYSLNDLEEDEVDLGSFRVLASSSPLPSRHPSRVSQSSNNLPQTPPTNTITTCRIMHPSVKHASVTRRQTKSWYRRMLQF; encoded by the exons GAATACTGAAGAAGCTGGCCCCAACTCCTCCCCTGGTCTCCTGTACTGTCTCCCTGATCAGGTGGTAGGTGACAGCCCTGTGCATGGACCCCTGTGCTTCCCAGTAAACCCAGTCAAACTGGCCTCCCCCGGGCCGCCGCACAGCCAGCCACCACCACCCACTCCCCTCAGCCCAGGTTGGGACCCCCCTCAGCACTCGGACCCCCAGGAGCACCTCGCAAGTCATGCCGGCCAGGTCGAGGGGGAAGAGGGACCCCTGTTCTTCACTGTAGCCAGCGACGAGGAAGACCGAGCCTTTCACGATGTCTCCACCCTCACAG ACGTGTGTAACAGTGAGAACGTCCCGGAGGTGGAGATTATCAGCTTGCTGGAGGAGAGGCTCCCGAGCTACACTCTGCGGGCGGACTGCCTGTTCGGCTATGAGCACGATGACTGGCTGCACACCCCACTGCTGCCCCCCGAGACAGGACTGCAGCTCACCACAGAGCAGATTGAGGAGACCCTCAAATACTTCA TTATGTGTTCCGAGAGGGTTGGCCAAGTGACGAAAACATACCATGACATCGACGCAGTGACACAGCTGTTGGAAGAG AAAGAGCGCGATCTGGAATTGGCGGCCCGTATCGGTCAGTCTCTCCTCAAACAGAACCGTTCCCTGTCTGAGAGGAACGAGTGTCTGGAAGAACAGCTTGAACTGACTAAAGAGGAG ATCGCTCAGTTGAGGCATGAAGTCCAGATGAGAGATGacctcctgcacctgtacaccaGCAGTGCGGAGGACAGCGAGGCCTGCTCCACAACAACCACGCC ACTGAGACACAACGAATCGACAGCCTCGCTCCAAAGCTGCTTCCACTTCGATTTCCTGCAGCAGAAACTCAAAGGGCTGGAGGAAGAGAACGTGAAACTACGCACAGAG GCTACCGACTTGGAAGCTGAAACGACAAACTTTgaagagcaggagcagcagttaGTGATCGACTGCGTACAAGAACTGA CGTCGACCAGCAAGCAGATGGCAGTGCTGTCGGAGGAGCTGTCCCGCAAGGTGGAGGACACTGTGAGGCAGCAGGAGGAGATCAGTCAGCTGCTGGCCCAGATTGTGGACCTGCAGCATAGGGCCAAAGTG CTGTCGACGGAAAACGAAGAGCTGAACCAACATTTGGGCACAGCGAAAGAAGCCCAAGAGCAACTGAAATCTGAG CTCAGCGATCTCCAGGAGAAGTATTCCGAGTGTGAGGACATGCTCCACGAAGCGCGGGAGGAGATTAAGAACCTACGGAACAAAAACCTCCCCAACAGCACCATCAACCGCTACAGCGCCCTCAACGTCTTCCCCATGGACTCCCTGGCTGCGGAGATCGAGGGCACCATGCGCAAGGGGCTGGACAGTCCTGCGCCCCCCGAATTCAA gAATCACCACAAGCGGGTGTTTGAGACGGTCAAGGCTGTGAACCAGCTGGCCAGGCTGCGCTCCCGCTGCCAATCCCCACGGATCCCAGGGTCCGGTCAGTCCTCTGCTGCCCCCTCCACTCTGTCCAGCCGGATCAGCACACCTCTGTCCAGCCGGATCAGCACACCTCGGACCAGCTACTACAGCTCGGACAACGCCAGTGTGGTACTGGAGGACAAACCTCCGAGCAGCCAGCCAGCGCCCAACGCCACACA CTCCGAGGGGCAGGATAAGAGGCTGGGGCAGCCTGGTACTCCTGGGGGTCATGACCTGGAAGCGGCCCTGCGCCGGCTGTCCGCACGGCAGGAGAGTCACGCCTCGGAGCGGCCGTTCTTCGACGTGGAGCGTGAGCGCAAACTGAGGGCCTTGACGGCCGACACGGACGCCTCCAGCGGCTTCCTCACCCCCAACGAGAGCGTCCTCTCCACCAGCACCAACTACTCCGGCAGCTCCAGCTTCTCCCACAGCTCCCGATCCTACCTCCCGGACCGGCTGCAGATTGTTAAGCCCCTGGAAG GCTCGATGACCCTGCACCACTGGCAGCAGCTGGCCCAGCCTAACCTGGGAGGCATCCTGGACACTCGGCCCGGAGTGCTGACCAAGGACTTCCGTCAGCTGGACATCGACCTGCAGGAGGTGTACAGCCTCAATGACCTGGAGGAGGACGAGGTGGACCTGGGTTCGTTCAGGGTACTGGCCAGCTCCTCTCCACTGCCCAGCCGGCACCCCAGCAGGG TGTCTCAGTCCAGTAACAACCTGCCCCAGACCCCGCCCACCAACACCATCACCACCTGTCGGATCATGCATCCCTCAGTGAAGCATGCTTCTGTCACGCGGAG GCAGACAAAGTCTTGGTACAGACGTATGCTCCAATTCTAA
- the LOC117433496 gene encoding trafficking kinesin-binding protein 1-like isoform X7 produces MHYMLLRNTEEAGPNSSPGLLYCLPDQVVGDSPVHGPLCFPVNPVKLASPGPPHSQPPPPTPLSPGWDPPQHSDPQEHLASHAGQVEGEEGPLFFTVASDEEDRAFHDVSTLTDVCNSENVPEVEIISLLEERLPSYTLRADCLFGYEHDDWLHTPLLPPETGLQLTTEQIEETLKYFIMCSERVGQVTKTYHDIDAVTQLLEEKERDLELAARIGQSLLKQNRSLSERNECLEEQLELTKEEIAQLRHEVQMRDDLLHLYTSSAEDSEACSTTTTPLRHNESTASLQSCFHFDFLQQKLKGLEEENVKLRTEATDLEAETTNFEEQEQQLVIDCVQELTSTSKQMAVLSEELSRKVEDTVRQQEEISQLLAQIVDLQHRAKVLSTENEELNQHLGTAKEAQEQLKSELSDLQEKYSECEDMLHEAREEIKNLRNKNLPNSTINRYSALNVFPMDSLAAEIEGTMRKGLDSPAPPEFKNHHKRVFETVKAVNQLARLRSRCQSPRIPGSGQSSAAPSTLSSRISTPLSSRISTPRTSYYSSDNASVVLEDKPPSSQPAPNATHSEGQDKRLGQPGTPGGHDLEAALRRLSARQESHASERPFFDVERERKLRALTADTDASSGFLTPNESVLSTSTNYSGSSSFSHSSRSYLPDRLQIVKPLEGSMTLHHWQQLAQPNLGGILDTRPGVLTKDFRQLDIDLQEVYSLNDLEEDEVDLGSFRCLSPVTTCPRPRPPTPSPPVGSCIPQ; encoded by the exons GAATACTGAAGAAGCTGGCCCCAACTCCTCCCCTGGTCTCCTGTACTGTCTCCCTGATCAGGTGGTAGGTGACAGCCCTGTGCATGGACCCCTGTGCTTCCCAGTAAACCCAGTCAAACTGGCCTCCCCCGGGCCGCCGCACAGCCAGCCACCACCACCCACTCCCCTCAGCCCAGGTTGGGACCCCCCTCAGCACTCGGACCCCCAGGAGCACCTCGCAAGTCATGCCGGCCAGGTCGAGGGGGAAGAGGGACCCCTGTTCTTCACTGTAGCCAGCGACGAGGAAGACCGAGCCTTTCACGATGTCTCCACCCTCACAG ACGTGTGTAACAGTGAGAACGTCCCGGAGGTGGAGATTATCAGCTTGCTGGAGGAGAGGCTCCCGAGCTACACTCTGCGGGCGGACTGCCTGTTCGGCTATGAGCACGATGACTGGCTGCACACCCCACTGCTGCCCCCCGAGACAGGACTGCAGCTCACCACAGAGCAGATTGAGGAGACCCTCAAATACTTCA TTATGTGTTCCGAGAGGGTTGGCCAAGTGACGAAAACATACCATGACATCGACGCAGTGACACAGCTGTTGGAAGAG AAAGAGCGCGATCTGGAATTGGCGGCCCGTATCGGTCAGTCTCTCCTCAAACAGAACCGTTCCCTGTCTGAGAGGAACGAGTGTCTGGAAGAACAGCTTGAACTGACTAAAGAGGAG ATCGCTCAGTTGAGGCATGAAGTCCAGATGAGAGATGacctcctgcacctgtacaccaGCAGTGCGGAGGACAGCGAGGCCTGCTCCACAACAACCACGCC ACTGAGACACAACGAATCGACAGCCTCGCTCCAAAGCTGCTTCCACTTCGATTTCCTGCAGCAGAAACTCAAAGGGCTGGAGGAAGAGAACGTGAAACTACGCACAGAG GCTACCGACTTGGAAGCTGAAACGACAAACTTTgaagagcaggagcagcagttaGTGATCGACTGCGTACAAGAACTGA CGTCGACCAGCAAGCAGATGGCAGTGCTGTCGGAGGAGCTGTCCCGCAAGGTGGAGGACACTGTGAGGCAGCAGGAGGAGATCAGTCAGCTGCTGGCCCAGATTGTGGACCTGCAGCATAGGGCCAAAGTG CTGTCGACGGAAAACGAAGAGCTGAACCAACATTTGGGCACAGCGAAAGAAGCCCAAGAGCAACTGAAATCTGAG CTCAGCGATCTCCAGGAGAAGTATTCCGAGTGTGAGGACATGCTCCACGAAGCGCGGGAGGAGATTAAGAACCTACGGAACAAAAACCTCCCCAACAGCACCATCAACCGCTACAGCGCCCTCAACGTCTTCCCCATGGACTCCCTGGCTGCGGAGATCGAGGGCACCATGCGCAAGGGGCTGGACAGTCCTGCGCCCCCCGAATTCAA gAATCACCACAAGCGGGTGTTTGAGACGGTCAAGGCTGTGAACCAGCTGGCCAGGCTGCGCTCCCGCTGCCAATCCCCACGGATCCCAGGGTCCGGTCAGTCCTCTGCTGCCCCCTCCACTCTGTCCAGCCGGATCAGCACACCTCTGTCCAGCCGGATCAGCACACCTCGGACCAGCTACTACAGCTCGGACAACGCCAGTGTGGTACTGGAGGACAAACCTCCGAGCAGCCAGCCAGCGCCCAACGCCACACA CTCCGAGGGGCAGGATAAGAGGCTGGGGCAGCCTGGTACTCCTGGGGGTCATGACCTGGAAGCGGCCCTGCGCCGGCTGTCCGCACGGCAGGAGAGTCACGCCTCGGAGCGGCCGTTCTTCGACGTGGAGCGTGAGCGCAAACTGAGGGCCTTGACGGCCGACACGGACGCCTCCAGCGGCTTCCTCACCCCCAACGAGAGCGTCCTCTCCACCAGCACCAACTACTCCGGCAGCTCCAGCTTCTCCCACAGCTCCCGATCCTACCTCCCGGACCGGCTGCAGATTGTTAAGCCCCTGGAAG GCTCGATGACCCTGCACCACTGGCAGCAGCTGGCCCAGCCTAACCTGGGAGGCATCCTGGACACTCGGCCCGGAGTGCTGACCAAGGACTTCCGTCAGCTGGACATCGACCTGCAGGAGGTGTACAGCCTCAATGACCTGGAGGAGGACGAGGTGGACCTGGGTTCGTTCAGG TGTCTCAGTCCAGTAACAACCTGCCCCAGACCCCGCCCACCAACACCATCACCACCTGTCGGATCATGCATCCCTCAGTGA